The Burkholderiales bacterium JOSHI_001 genomic sequence TGCCGGCGGCTTCCAGGGCCTGCAGCACCGGGGTGGCGATGGCTTCGATCTCGGGCACCACGAGATCGGGCTTCTCGGCTTCGATCAGCGCGCGCAGGGCCTCGGGGTCGCTCATGGTGATGGTGCGCGCGTGGTGCGCCACCTGCTGGCCGGGCGCGTTGTCGTAGCGGTCCACCGCGATGGTTTCCACGCCCAGGCGCTGCAGGGCGATGAGCACTTCCTTGCCCAGTTCGCCGCTGCCCAGCAGCATGACGCGGGTGGCGTGGGGGGACAAAGGGGTGCCGAGGGGCTTGTTCGTGGCCATGGTGGAAGCAGCAGGGAAGGTCAAAGCGCGATTGTCGCCGCCGCGGCCTACTTCCACGCGAAGGCCGGCTGGTCGAAGTGCGCCACCCGGGTGGTCCGGCCCAGCAGGCAGAGCTCGCGGAACTGGTACATCACCGCCGCGGTGGGCGCGGCGATCCAGCTGTGGGCCACCGGCATGCGCAGCACCGGGTGCGGGCCGTGCGGCGTGGTGTTCAGCATCGGCGCGTCCTGGCGCAGCAACTCGGTGGCCGGGATGCGGTGGATGCTGGCCACTTCGTCCGGGTTGGGTTGCAGGTCCCGTGCCGCGCCGCCCCACAGCACCACCGGGGTGATGACAAATCCCGAGCGCGTGGCGTAGTCGTCCAGCCGGCCCATCACCGCACCGGCGTCCAGCACCAGGCCCACCTCTTCCTGCAGTTCACGCAATGCGGCGGCCTCGGCGCTTTCGCCTTCGTCCATGCGGCCACCGGGCAGAGCCCATTGGCCGGCATGGTTCTTCAGCCGCAGCGAACGCCGCGTGAGCAGCAACGCGGGTGCGCTGCTCCAGGCGTCGTGCCGCGGCAGCCCGTCCAGGTCGGCGCCATGGCCGGCTTCGGTCACCACCACCGCCACCGCGGCGCGGCGCGCGCCGGGGGGCGCCAGCGGCTGCAGCGCCAGCGTGGCCAGGCGTTGGGACCACTGCGCACGCAGCGCGTCGGAGGGGGTGCCAGGCGTCATGCCGCGCAGCATACGCACAAGCCCGCCGCCCGCGTGTCGCCCAGGGGATGCGGTTTTTGGGCGATGATGGCGGCATGAAGTCCCAACTCGCCGCCCTGTTGTTGATCCTGCACGGGGTGGTGGGTGCCGCCGAAGAAACCTGGGCCGTGGTGGGCCAGCAAGGCCTGGTGCGGCAGGTCATCGTGCCCACGGATCTGGCCAAGGACAGTGGGGCCTACCAGCGCCAGATCGGCCTGCTGTGCGGCGGCAGCGACCGCACCTGCTTCCTGAACTTCTACACCAACAGCAGCGGCGCCGCCCTGGCCGTGCCCCTGCCCGACGCCATCGCCAACGAGCCCACCGCGGTGTACCGCCGATCCAACAAGCAGCAGGGTGAGTTCTTCCGCTTCAGCTGCCGGCTGCAGTTGGACCTGCAGAACTGCTTCTGAGCCTGGGGCCCAGGCGGGCGCCAGGGCGCCCGCGTGAGGCATTTCACACCCGGCACCCTGCCCATGCCCAGGCCGGGCCTTCAGGCCGCTGCCGGCATCGCCGACAACCCGGCATGAGCATCCTGGGACTGCATCACAGCGCCTACCGCTGCCGCGACTCCGAGCAGACCCGCGCGTTCTACGAGGGCTTTCTCGGCCTGCCCCTGGTCAACACGCTGGAAATCCACGTCACCAAGACCGGGCGCACCACCGACACCCTGCACACCTTCTTCGCCATGGCCGACGGTTCGTGCCTGGCCTTCTTCGAAGCGCCGGACATGCCGTTCGACTTCAAGCCGCAGCACGACTACGACCTGCACATTGCGCTGGCGGTGGACCGCGACACGCTCGAAGCCCTGCGGGACAAAGGCCGTTCGCTGGGCATGGAGACGCGCGGCATCGTCGACCACGGCCTCTTCGATTCGCTCTACTTCCGCGACCCCAACGGCTATGTGATCGAGCTGGCCTGCCCGCGAGAAGGCCAGGACGAGGCCATGGACCCATCGCGCAACCAGGCCCGCGCCAAGCTCGACCGGTGGACCGCGGCCCGGCGCAGCCCGGCCGGAAGCTGAAGGCTCGCGGGGTGCCCGTGCAGTGTGTGGACCCAGCCCCGGGGATGCCGTCCGGGTCGGCCGAAACGGCCGATGCGGCCAGCACCGAAGACGCGCTGCGGGCCAGCAACGCGGCGCTGCGCAGCGAATTGGAACTGCTGCGCGACGCCCTGGAGCGCATGCCGCACGGCATGTGCGCGTTCGACGGGCAGGACCGCCTGGTGTTGGCCAACGCCCACTACCGCAAGATCTGGTGCCTGCCCGACGAGGTGGTGCGCCCCGGCGCCACGTTCCGACAGATCATGGACGCGACGCCCGGCCGCGAAACCGCGGCCAGTCGCTCACGGCCCCCACCGCCGCCCGGCAGCGAGGGCACGCGCTGGCGCGAGTGGCAACTGGACGATGGCCGCCTGATCGAGATCGTGGTGTCGCGCCGCGGCGATGGCAGCTGCGTGGCGCTGCACGAGGACGTGACCGATCAACGCCAGGCCCAGGAACGCATCAGCTTCCTGGCCCGCCACGACCTGCTGACCGGCCTGCCCAACCGCGGCGTGCTGCGCGAGGCGATCGAGCGCGCGCTGGCCGACACCCGGCGCGGCGAGGCCATGGCGCTGCTGTGCCTGGACCTGGACCGGTTCAAGCCGGTCAACGACATCTACGGCCATGCCGCGGGCGACGCCTTGCTGAAGCAGGTGGCCCAGCGCCTGCGCGACAACGTGCGCGAAGTGGACACCGTGGCCCGCCTGGGCGGCGATGAGTTCGCAGTGGTGCAGCGCGGCGGCGAACAGCCCGCGGCGTCCTCCCGCCTGGCCCAGCGCATCATCAAGGCACTGAACCGCCCGTTCGAGGTGAAAGGCCATGTGGTGCACATCGGCACCAGCGTGGGCATTGCGCTGGCGCCGCACGACGGAAGCGACCCGGAAACCCTGCAGCGCAACGCCGACCTGGCCTTGTACGGCGCCAAGTCGGACGGCCGCAGCACGCTGCGCTATTTCGAACCCGCGATGAACGAGCGCATCGAGGCCCGGCGCGGGCTGGAGAACGACCTGCGCCGCGCCATCGACGAGCGGCAGTTCGTGCTGGCCTACCAGCCCCGCTTCGACCTTCAGTCGGGTGCGCTGGTCGGGGTGGAGGCGCTGCTGCGATGGCAGCACCCGCAACGCGGCCTGGTGCCGCCGGGCGACTTCATCGCGCTGGCCAAAGAGACCGGCCTCATCGTGCCCATCGGCCGCTGGGTGCTGGAACAGGCCTGCCGGGACGCGCTGGCCTGGCCTGGCCACGTGGCCGTGGCCGTCAATGTGTCGGCGGTGCAATTCCTGCGCGGCGCGGTGCTGCCAGACCTGGCGCATGCGCTGGCCGCCACCGGGCTGCCACCGCGCCGGGTCGAGCTGGAAATCACCGAGTCCACGATGATCAAGGACGCCACGGCGGTGCGCTCCGTCCTGCACCAGGTGCGCGAGCAGGGCGTGCGGGTCGCACTGGACGACTTCGGCACCGGCTTCTCGTCGCTGAGCCACCTGCGCAGCTTCCCGTTCGACCACATCAAGATCGACCGCAGCTTCGTGCGCGACGCGCCGCAGCGGCCCGACCTGCGCGCCATCATCCGCGGCGTGGCGGCGATGGCCAGCGGGATGAACATGCAGACGACGATCGAAGGCGTGGAGACCGAGGAACAATTCCAGGCCGTGCAAGCGCTGGGCTGCGACGCCGTGCAGGGCTACCTGTTCGCCCGGCCCATGCCAGCGCAGGCCCTGGCACAGCTGTTCAGCGGGCCGCCCGGACGTCAGGCCCTGGTGCCACGGGGTGAGGCCGCCAGCGAGCGCTGAACGTCAGTTCAGGTCGCGCGCGACGGGCTCCAGCGGCCTTTGCAGCACCGCCAGCACGGCACCCAGCGCCAATGCCGCCGCGCTCAGGCCCAGGCCGGCGCGCAGGCCGCCGCCGGCGTCGGCCAGCCAGCCCACCAGCGTGGGCCCCACGATCTGCCCCGCCGCGAAGACGATGGTGAAGGCGCTGATGCCGCCGGCCCAGGCCGCCTGCGGCAGGTTGTGGCGCACCAGCGCGGTGGTGGACGCCACCACCGACAGGAACACCGCGCCGAACAAGGCGCCCGAGCCAAAGGCCACCCCGGTCTGCGGCCACAGCACGGGCAGCACGGTGGCCAGCGCCAGCAGCGCGTTCAGCAGTGCCAGGGCGCCACCGCCGCGCGCGCGCTGCAGCAGCCCGGCCCACAGGAAGGACGAGGCCATCACGCCCACCCCCAGCAGCGCGTAGAAAGCGCTGATGGTGCCGCTGCTCAGCTGCTGTTCGCGCAGCAGCGTGACGATGAAGGTCATGTAGCCGATGTAGCCCACACCGAACATGAAGTAGCCCGCCAGCGCCAGCGCCAGCGGCCGCAACGCCACCTGCCGGCGTTCGCCGGTGGCCACAGGCGCGCGCGGCACGGCTCGCGCGCCCGCGGCCATCACCGGCGTGGCGACCAGGGCCAGTGCGCCCAGCAGCCACCAGCCCGGCTGCCAGGCCAGGGCCGCGCCACGCGCCAGCAGCGGAGGCAGGCCCAGCGCGCAGGCCACGATGCCCAGGCCGGTGCCGCCGTAGTACAGGCCCAGCACCAGCCCGGGCTGCGCGGCATGGCTGGCCAGCCGGGCCGCCAGCAGGCCGCCGGCCACGAAGGTGGCGGCACTGCCCATGCCCACGGCCAGGCGCAGCGCGTACAAGGCGGCGTTCGTGGCCACCAGGCCGTGCAGGCCCAGCAGCAACGCGGCCGCCAGGCTGCCTGTCACCAGCGTGCGCCCGGCACCCCAGCGCGCCATGGCGCGCGGCATGGCCAGCGCGCCCAGCAGGTAGCCCAGCGCGTTGACGGTGTTCATGGCCCCGGCCACGGTGTAGCTCCAGCCCAGGTCCGAGCGCATGGGCGGCAGCATCAGCGCATAGGAAAAACGCGCCAGGCCCAGCGACACCGCCGCGCCCAGGGCCAACGCCGCCGCAGCGCGCAGGTGGGCGCTTTGGGTGGGGGCGTCGATCGGTTCCGGGGCCATGGGCGCCAGCATAAGCACAAGCCCGCGCGGCGGCCGCGCCAAGGCCTTGGCATGATGGCCGCATGCCTGCCGCCCCCAGTTTGTCGGACTTGCGCGCCCACGCGCTGGCGCGCAGCCTGTTCAGCCCCACCACGCTGCCGCGCGCGCTGGCGCGGCTGGGCTTTGTGCAGGCCGACCCGCTGCGCGCCCCGGCGCGCGCGCAGGACCTGACCCTGCGCCATCGCGTCAAGGGCTACCGCGCCGGCGACCTGGAGCGGCGCTACCCCAGGCTGGCGGTGGCCGAGGACTTCTTCGTCAACTACGGTTTCGTCACGCCCGAACTGCAGGCGCTGATGCACCCGCGCACCGCGCGCACCCCCTGGAGCCCGGCGCGCTGGCGGCAGGCCCACGCGGTGCTGGACTTCGTGCGCGAACGCGGTGCGGTGCACCCGCGCGAGGTGGACGCGCATTTCCAGCACGGCAAGGTGAAGAACTGGTTCGGCGGCTCGTCCAACGCCAGCACCGAGCTGCTGGACGGCATGCACTACCGCGGCCTGCTGCGGGTGGCACGGCGCGATGCGGGCGTGCGCGTCTATGCCGCGCAGCCGCCCTGGGCCGAAGCGCCCAGCCGGGCCGACGTCCACACCCGCATGGACGCACTGGTGGACCATGTGGTGGCCAAGTACGCCCCGCTGCCGGCCAGCGGCCTGTCGCTGCTGCTCAGCCACATGCGTGCCGCCGCGCCGCAGTGGCAGGCCGAGCGCGCAGCCGCCTTGGCGCGCGCCAAGGCCCGCTTGCCACGGGCCCGGGTGGACGGGGTGGACTGGTACTGGCCGGCCGGTGAAAACCCGGCCGCCAAACGCCACCGCGCCGCGGTCGAGGACGACACGCTGCGCCTGCTGGCGCCCTTCGACCCGGTGGTGTGGGACCGCCAGCGCTTCGAGCACTTCTGGGGCTGGGCCTACCGCTTCGAGGCCTACACGCCGGCCCCCAAGCGCCAGCGCGGCCACTACGCGCTGCCCATGCTGTGGCGCGGCCAGGTCATCGGCTGGGGCAACCTGAGCTGGCGCGACGGGGTGCTGGACGCGCAGATCGGCCACATCAGCGGCAAGGCCCCGCGCGAAGCCGCCTACCGCCGCGCGCTGGACGCGGAGTTGGACCGCCTGCGGCTGTTCCTGGGCGGTTGAGCGCAGGCCCGCGCGGCTCAGCGCGCCGCCAGCACGGCCCGCGCCACCTCGGCAAAACCTTCACCGCGTTCGGCGTGCGTGATGTAGGCCGGCCAATCCACCAGCTGGTCGGCGAAGTGCATCAGGTTGGCCACCCCCACGCTCAGGGCGAAGCGGCGGAACATGGGCTGGTCGTTGGTGGAGTCACCCACATAGACCCAGCGATGCACTTCCGCCGCCAGGTCGCGGCCCAGCAGGCGCTGCACGATCCAGCAGGCGCCGCTCCATTTGTCGTGCTCGCCGAACCAGCCGTTGATGTGGATGGAGCTCACCGTGGCGTGCATGCCCTGGGCCTGCAACAACGCCACCACGCGGTCGATGTCGGTCGCACCCAGGTGCGCGAACTCGGCGTGGTCCACCGCGATGTCGGTCACGCGGCCGGCGCTGTCGCGCGCCAGCGTGGCGCCCGGCACCTGCTGCAGCACCTGCCGCGCCACCGCACCCAGGCGATCCGCGTTGCGGGCGCGGGTGGCTTCGTCCTGGGCGTACTCCACGTGCAACGCGCCGCTGCGGTCGCGAAACAACGCCACCGCGCCGTTCTCGGCCACGATGGCGCCCAGCGGCCAGCTGCGCGCGAAGGGTTCGCTCCAGCCCTTGGGCCGGCCGGTGACGGCCAGCACCGGCACACCCGCCTCCGTCAAGGCCTGCAGCGCGGCCCGTGCAGCGGGCTCGATGGCGCCGTCGCGCGTGAGGGTGTCGTCGATGTCGGTGAGCACACCCGCCACGGTGGCCAGCGCGGCGTTGCTGAGCTCGGCCAGGGGGCGGGGCAGCGGCATCCGTGCAGTCTCCCACAGCACCGGCCAGCCGCGCCAATCGGCTTGATGCACCTCAATCCAAGCCGCATCAGCCGGCGCATCATGGTGGGCTGTCATCTGCCCGTCACAAGGACCGCCATGGCCAAGGACCGCGTGGGTCAAACCCCCACCACACCCTCCAGCAGCAGCACCGCGGCGCGCGCCGCGTCGCGCAAGACCGAGCCCAAGACCGCGGCCGCCGATGCCACGAAACCACCACGCGGCGGCGCCAAGGCCCCGCGCCCGGTGCTGGCGGGCGACACCCTGGCCCACCTGGGCCCGGCCTCGGCCGAGCAGGACCGGGTGGCACGCCGCACCAGCACCACGACCACCGTGCGTGAGCAGGTGCTGGGCGACATCCTGTCCGGCGCCTCGCCCGATGAGCTGAAAGCCCTGCGCCACGCGCTGCAGGTGCGCGGGGGTGTGGCCAAGGGGCTGGACCCGGACACCGAGCTGTCCGCCGGCTGGCGCGAGGGCGCCTACCCGTACAAGAACCTGTTGTCGCGCAAGAACTATGAAATCCAGAAGTACCGCCTGCAGGTGGAACTGCTGAAGCTGCAGGCCTGGGTGAAAGAAACCGGCGCGCGCGTGGTCGTCATCTTCGAAGGCCGCGACGCGGCCGGCAAGGGTGGCACCATCAAGCGCTTCATGGAACACCTGAACCCGCGCGGCGCGCGCGTGGTGGCGCTGGAAAAGCCCAGCGAGGTGGAACGCGGCCAGTGGTACTTCCAGCGCTACATCAGCCACCTGCCCACCCGCGGCGAGATCGTGATGTTCGACCGCAGCTGGTACAACCGCTCGGGGGTGGAGCGGGTGATGGGCTTTTGCACCGATCACGAATACGACGAGTTCCTGCGCCAGACCCCGGAGTTCGAGCGCCAGCTGGTGCGCTCGGGCGTGCACCTGTTCAAGTTCTGGTTCAGCGTCAGCCGGGCCGAACAACGCCGCCGCTTCAAGGAACGCAAGGCCCACCCGCTGAAGCAGTGGAAGCTGTCACCCATTGACATGGCCAGCCTGGACAAGTGGGACGACTACACCCGCGCCAAGGAGGCCATGTTCCTGCACTGCGACACGTCCGACTCGCCGTGGACCGTGATCAAGAGCGATTGCAAGAAGCGCGCGCGCCTGAACGCGATGCGCTACCTGCTGCACCGCCTGCCCTACAGCAACAAGGACCTGGCCACCCTGGGCGCGGTGGACCCGCTGATCGTGGGCCGGCCGTCGCTGGTGCCCGGGGTGCGCGGCGACGACCAACTGGCGCCATCCGGCGCCGGATGAACTGGCGCAAGCAGCCACTCGTGTGAAAAGCGGCGGCATGGCCCCGCTTTTCACCAAAACCCGCTCCGGCGCAGTGGCCGCGTACGCTGCTAGAATTTTCGAAGTTCCGAGGAGCGTTGCAAGGTCGTCCTGACCCCAGGCTCGGAGCCCTTCATTGCAACCGCGCTCACCCGCATCGAAGTCCATGCGTGGGTGAGCTGGCGCAAGCCGCCTTTCCCCTTTTGGTGCCGCTGCGGGTTTCCTTATCGACGGAGATCCCGAGATGAACGCTGTTCTCAAGCCCACCCAAGACCACGCCATTGCCGACCTGTCGCTCGCCGACTGGGGCCGCAAGGAACTGAACATCGCCGAGAGCGAAATGCCGGCGCTGATGGCCATCCGCCGCGAGTTCGCCGCCACGCAGCCCCTGAAGGGCGCGCGCATCACCGGCAGCCTGCACATGACCATCCAGACCGCGGTGCTGGTGGAAACGCTGCAGGCCCTGGGCGCCACGGTGCGCTGGGCCTCGTGCAACATCTTCTCCACGCAAGACCACGCCGCCGCCGCCCTGGTGGCCACTGGCACGCCGGTGTTCGCCTACAAGGGCGAAAGCCTGAAGGACTACTGGGACTACACCCACCGCATCTTCGAATTCGGCGCCAAGGGTGACGCCGCCGAAGGCCCGAACATGATCCTGGACGACGGCGGCGACGCCACGCTGCTGATGCACCTGGGCAAGCGCGCCGAGAAGGACGCCTCGCTCATCGCCAACCCGGGCAGCGAAGAAGAGCGCGAGCTGTTCGCCGCCATCAAGGCCAAGCTGGCGGTGGATGGCACCTGGTACAGCCGCAAGAGCGCGCAGATCATCGGCGTGACCGAAGAAACCACCACCGGCGTGCACCGCCTGAACGAGATGTCCGCCAAGGGCACGCTGATGTTCCGCGCCATCAACGTGAACGACAGCGTCACCAAGAGCAAGTTCGACAACCTCTACGGCTGCCGCGAAAGCCTGGTGGACGCCATCAAGCGCGCCACCGACGTGATGGTGGCCGGCAAGGTGGCCGTGGTGGCCGGCTATGGCGATGTGGGCAAGGGCAGCGCCCAGGCCCTGCGTGCGCTGTCGGCCCAGGTCTGGGTGACCGAGATCGACCCCATCAACGCGCTGCAGGCCGCGATGGAAGGCTTCCGCGTCGTGACCATGGACTGGGCCGCCGACAAGGCCGACATCTTCGTCACCGCCACCGGCAACAAGGCCGTGATCACGCACGACCACATGGCCAAGATGAAGCACAACGCCATCGTCTGCAACATCGGCCACTTCGACAACGAGATCGACATCGCCTCGATCGAGAAGTACCAGTGGGAAGAGATCAAGCCGCAGGTGGACCACGTGATCTTCCCGGACGGCAAGCGCATCATCATGCTGGCCAAGGGCCGCTTGGTGAACCTGGGCTGCGGCACCGGCCACCCCAGCTACGTGATGAGCTCCAGCTTCGCCAACCAGACGCTGGCGCAGATCGAGCTGTACGCCCACCAGGACGCCTACGACATCGGCAAGGTCTATGTGCTGCCCAAGCACCTGGACGAGAAGGTGGCCCGCCTGCAGCTGGTGACGTTGAACGCGCAGCTGAGCGAGTTGTCGGACGAGCAAGCGGCCTACATCGGCGTGCCGAAACAAGGCCCGTTCAAGCCCGACACCTACCGCTACTGATCGCGCAAAGGCCCGACCGATGAGCACCCAGACCCCCCGTCTGCCGGTGCCGGTGAGCTTCGAGTTCTTTCCGCCCAACACCCCGGTGGGGGCGGAAAAACTCAAGACGGTGGTGCAGGACCTGGGCGCTCTGGCGCCCGAGTTCTTCAGCGTCACCTACGGCGCCGGCGGCTCCACGCGCGACAAGACCCTGGCCACGGTGAAGGACATCGCCGTGGCCGGCTTCGAGGCCGCACCGCACCTGTCCTGCGTGGGTTCCACCCGCGAAGGCATTGCGGAAATTCTCGCCACCTACCGGGCGCAGAACATCCGCCGCCTGGTGGCGCTGCGCGGCGACCTGCCCAGTGGCACTGCGGTGGCGGGTGAATTCCGCTATGCCAGCGAGCTGGTGCAGTTCGTGCGCGAAACCCAAGGTGCCGACTGGCACATCGAGGTGGCGGCCTACCCCGAATACCACCCCGAGCAGCGCTACGCCAAGCGCGACCTGCAGCACTTCGCGGCCAAGGTGAAGGCGGGTGCGAACTCGGCCATCACCCAGTTCTTCTTCAACCCCGACGCCTACTTCCACTTCGTGGACGAGGTGCGCGCGCTGGGGGTGGACGTGCCCATCGTGCCGGGCATCATGCCCATCCACAACTTCGCGCGCATCGTGCAGTTCGCGGCGCGCGACGGCATCGAGATCCCGCGCTGGGTGCTGCTGAAGATGGAAGGCTACCTGGACGACACCGCGTCGATCCGCGCCTTCGGCGTGGACGTGGTGACGCGGCTGTGCGAGCGGCTGATCGCCGGCGGCGCGCCGTCGATCCACTTCTACACCCTGAACCAGAGCGGGCTGACGACGGAAATCTGCCAGCGCCTGATGGGCCGCTGAAGCGCGCCGGGTCAGCCGGCGTTGCTGACCAGGCCTTCGCGGATGGCGTAGCGCGTGAGGCCCGCCACGTCGTGGATGCCCAGGCGGCGCATCAGTTCGGCGCGGTGGGTTTCCACCGTTTTCGGGCTGATGTGCAGCAGCTCGCCGATGCCGCGCGTGCTGTGGCCTTCGGCGATCATCTGCAGGATTTCGCGCTGGCGCGAACTCAGCTGGTCCAGCCCCGGCGTCACCGACGGGCGCTGCAGCGCCTGCACCAGGTGGCCCGACACCGACACGCTGACATAGGAACGGCCTTGCGCCGCTTCGCGCAGGGCCTGCGCCAGGTCGTCCACCGCGGCGTCCTTGATCACATAGCCCAGCGCGCCGGCGCGGATGGCCGCGGTGACGTACTGCGCCGTGGTGTGCATGGACAGCATCACCACCTTGGTGCGCGGGCACTCCTGGCTCAGCCGCGCCGCGGTTTCAATGCCGTTCAACTGCGGCATGGCAATGTCCAGCAGCGCCACGTCGGGGTCCAGCCGGCGTGCGGCTGCCAGCGCTTCGTGGCCGTTGCTGGCCTCGGCAATGACCTCGGCGTCGGGCATGGCGTCGATCAGGGCGCGCAGGCCCTGGCGCACCAGGGCATGGTCATCCGCCAGCAGAACTTTGGTCTTGTTCATCGTGCTCTTGCAAGGGCAGCGCCACCACGATGGTGGTGCCTTGGCCCGGGTGGGATTGGATCTCGAAGCGCCCGCCGAGTTGCTCGGCACGTTCGCGCATGCTCACCAGGCCGAGTGAGTGGCCGCGTTTCATGTTGGCCATGTCCTCGGCGTCGAAGCCCTGGCCGTTGTCGCGCACCTGCAGGTGCAGTGCGTCGCTGTCCAGCGCCAGCCACAACTCGATGCGGTCGGTGCCGCTGTGGCGCGCAGCATTGTTGATGGCTTCCTGGGCAATGCGAAAGCAGGCCAGTTCCACCAGGGGCGGCAGCGCACCGATGGCATCGTCCCCGGACAGGCTGAGCTCCAGGCCCAGGCGCTGCTGCTGGCGGTCACACAGCCACTGCAGCGCCGCGGCCAGGCCCAGGT encodes the following:
- a CDS encoding response regulator containing a CheY-like receiver domain and an HTH DNA-binding domain (PFAM: Response regulator receiver domain; Bacterial regulatory proteins, luxR family), whose translation is MNKTKVLLADDHALVRQGLRALIDAMPDAEVIAEASNGHEALAAARRLDPDVALLDIAMPQLNGIETAARLSQECPRTKVVMLSMHTTAQYVTAAIRAGALGYVIKDAAVDDLAQALREAAQGRSYVSVSVSGHLVQALQRPSVTPGLDQLSSRQREILQMIAEGHSTRGIGELLHISPKTVETHRAELMRRLGIHDVAGLTRYAIREGLVSNAG
- a CDS encoding 5,10-methylenetetrahydrofolate reductase (PFAM: Methylenetetrahydrofolate reductase~TIGRFAM: 5,10-methylenetetrahydrofolate reductase, prokaryotic form), producing MSTQTPRLPVPVSFEFFPPNTPVGAEKLKTVVQDLGALAPEFFSVTYGAGGSTRDKTLATVKDIAVAGFEAAPHLSCVGSTREGIAEILATYRAQNIRRLVALRGDLPSGTAVAGEFRYASELVQFVRETQGADWHIEVAAYPEYHPEQRYAKRDLQHFAAKVKAGANSAITQFFFNPDAYFHFVDEVRALGVDVPIVPGIMPIHNFARIVQFAARDGIEIPRWVLLKMEGYLDDTASIRAFGVDVVTRLCERLIAGGAPSIHFYTLNQSGLTTEICQRLMGR